Proteins encoded together in one Miscanthus floridulus cultivar M001 chromosome 16, ASM1932011v1, whole genome shotgun sequence window:
- the LOC136512787 gene encoding annexin D4-like yields MADEVQQLTRAFSGLGGLGVDEPTMVSALARWRKQPEKRSGFRKGFPGFFRSHGEIDRCEEEYMLHLAAEFARFKNLMVLWAMHPWERDARLAHHVLHQQHPVAIVVEVACTRSADELLGARRAYQALFHHSLEEDVAYRARDKPYCSLLVGLVSAYRYEGPRVNEEVAKAEAKALGAAVKSAAAGGGAGKKLVENEEVVRILTTRSKPHLVETFKYYKEMHGRHVEEDLSHSGEETTLLETVLCLAAPAKYFSQVMEGALRDGADHHAKEALTRVAVTRSDHDMDDIRAAYHQQFGAKLEDAIAAKAHGHYRDALLSLVGAGNSSV; encoded by the exons ATGGCCGACGAAGTTCAGCAGCTCACCAGGGCCTTCTCAG GCCTTGGCGGGCTCGGCGTGGATGAGCCGACGATGGTGTCGGCGCTGGCGCGGTGGCGCAAGCAGCCCGAGAAGCGGTCCGGGTTCCGCAAGGGCTTCCCGGGCTTCTTCAGGAGCCACGGCGAGATCGACCGGTGCGAGGAGGAGTACATGCTGCACCTGGCCGCCGAGTTCGCGCGGTTCAAGAACCTGATGGTGCTGTGGGCGATGCACCCGTGGGAGCGCGACGCGCGGCTGGCGCACCACGTCCTCCACCAGCAGCACCCGGTCGCCATCGTCGTGGAGGTGGCCTGCACGCGGTCCGCCGACGAGCTGCTGGGCGCGCGCCGCGCGTACCAGGCGCTCTTCCACCACTCCCTCGAGGAGGACGTCGCGTACCGCGCCAGGGACAAGCCCTACTGCAGC TTGCTGGTGGGGCTGGTGAGCGCGTACCGGTACGAGGGCCCGCGGGTGAACGAGGAGGTGGCCAAGGCGGAGGCCAAGGCGCTGGGCGCCGCCGTGAAGAGCGCGGCTGCCGGAGGCGGCGCCGGGAAGAAGCTGGTGGAGAACGAGGAGGTGGTCCGGATCCTGACCACCAGGAGCAAGCCCCACCTGGTGGAGACCTTCAAGTACTACAAGGAGATGCACGGCAGGCACGTGGAGGAGGACCTGAGCCACAGCGGGGAGGAGACGACCCTGCTGGAGACCGTGCTGTGCCTCGCCGCGCCGGCCAAGTACTTCAGCCAGGTGATGGAGGGCGCGCTGAGGGACGGCGCGGACCACCACGCGAAGGAGGCCCTGACGAGGGTGGCCGTGACGCGGTCGGACCACGACATGGACGACATCAGAGCCGCCTACCACCAGCAGTTCGGGGCCAAGCTGGAGGACGCCATCGCGGCCAAGGCGCACGGGCACTACAGGGACGCGCTGCTCTCCTTGGTGGGCGCCGGCAATTCATCAGTGTGA
- the LOC136510817 gene encoding uncharacterized protein translates to MAKKSKKKASKKDQVKEKAQIDDQDESDVEVEDNYNLDHLSHKDKLIIMKIVEKNDKLEEENEKQEQSLQKQEMFLISKLEELKEVNERARKMAGHKDEKIDPRSKAKHDHPAFERHKKSR, encoded by the exons atggccaagaaaagcaagaagaaagcCTCCAAGAAAGATCAAGTGAAGGAGAAAGCACAAATAGACGatcaagatgaaagtgatgttgaagttgaggacaactacaaccttgatcatctcagccACAAGGACAAGCTCattatcatgaagatagttgaaaagaatgataagctagaagaagagaatgagaagcaagagcaatcacttcaaaagcaagaaatgtttctcatctccaagttaGAAGAATTAAAGGAAGTaaatgaaag GGCTAGAAAGATGGCAGGACATAAGGATGAAAAGATCGATCCTAGGTCCAAGGCCAAGCATGATCATCCTGCTTTTGAGAGGCACAAGAAATCAAGGTAG
- the LOC136513133 gene encoding annexin-like protein RJ4 produces MASISVPNPVPSATEDAENIRKAVQGWGTDEKALIEILGHRTAAQRAEIAVAYEGLYNESLLDRLHSELSGDFRSAMMLWTADPAARDAKLAHKAMKKGERYVWVLIEVACASTPDHLVAVRKAYREAYSASLEEDVAACPLYKDPLLKQFLVRLVSSYRYSGELVDAELARAEAAELHDAVVARKQPLHGDVVRIVSSRSKPQLKATLERYRQDHGKAIDEVLEEERRSDQLAAVLKTAVWCLTSPEKHFAEVIRSSIVGLGTDEESLTRAVVSRAEIDMKKVKEEYKARYRKTVTSDINGDTSGYYNGILLTLVGPE; encoded by the exons ATGGCCTCCATCTCGGTCCCCAACCCGGTCCCTTCCGCAACCGAAGACGCCGAGAACATTAGGAAAGCAGTGCAAG GATGGGGCACGGACGAGAAGGCGCTGATCGAGATACTGGGCCACCGGACGGCGGCGCAGCGCGCGGAGATCGCCGTGGCCTACGAGGGCCTCTACAACGAATCCCTCCTCGACAGGCTCCACTCCGAGCTCTCCGGCGACTTCCGG AGCGCGATGATGCTGTGGACGGCGGACCCGGCGGCGCGTGACGCCAAGCTCGCCCACAAGGCCATGAAGAAGGGCGAGCGGTACGTGTGGGTGCTCATCGAGGTCGCCTGCGCGTCGACGCCGGACCACCTCGTCGCCGTCAGGAAGGCCTACCGCGAGGCCTACTCCGCCTCCCTGGAGGAGGACGTCGCCGCGTGCCCGCTCTACAAGGACCCCCTCCTCAAGCAG TTCTTGGTGCGGCTGGTGAGCTCGTACCGGTACTCCGGCGAGCTCGTCGATGCCGAGCTGGCAAGGGCGGAGGCGGCGGAGCTGCACGACGCGGTGGTGGCCAGGAAGCAGCCGCTGCACGGCGACGTCGTGCGCATCGTCAGCTCCAGGAGCAAGCCGCAGCTGAAGGCGACGCTCGAGCGGTACAGGCAGGACCATGGCAAGGCCATCGACGAGGTACTCGAGGAAGAACGCCGCAGCGACCAGCTCGCGGCGGTGCTCAAGACAGCGGTGTGGTGCTTGACGTCGCCGGAGAAGCACTTCGCGGAG GTGATCCGGAGCTCCATCGTCGGGCTCGGTACGgacgaggagtccctgacgaggGCGGTCGTCTCGCGCGCCGAGATCGAcatgaagaaggtgaaggaggagtACAAGGCCAGGTACCGCAAGACGGTGACCAGCGACATCAACGGCGACACGTCCGGATACTACAATGGCATCTTGCTCACTCTAGTCGGGCCTGAGTGA